Part of the Solwaraspora sp. WMMA2065 genome is shown below.
TCCACGTCCAGCGCCGGGTCCGGGGTGAGGCCGGCCGCGACCAGCGCCTCCCGGTAGCCGCGGCGACGGTCCAGGTGGGCGGTGAAGGCCAGTTCTTCGCCGGAGTTGCCGGAGATGTGGGCGATCCGCCGGTGCCCGAGCCCGATCAGGTGGCCGGTGGCGGTCCGGGCGGCGGCCACGTCGTCGATCCGGATGCTGGGCCAGCCGGGTACGCCGGTGCCGGAGCTGACCGTCACCCCCGGCATGCCCAACGCGGAGATGGCGGCGAAGTCGGACCGGTGCAGCGGGGTGGCGACCAGCATCAACGCGTCCACCCGGTGGCGCAGGCTGGCGGTGTGCAGCATCATCCGCTGCCGGGCGTTCTCCCGCCCGCCGAGGTTGTACAGCAGCAGGTCGTAGCCGGCTTCCTGCAGCGTGTTCTCGGCGGCTTCGACGACGGTGCTGAAGAACCAGCGGGTGATCCGGGGCACCACGACGGCGACGGCGCGGGTCTTGCCGCCGGCCAGCCGCGATGCGCTGGGCGAGGCGATGTACCCGAGTTGCGCGGCGGCGTCGAGGACCCGCAGCCGGGTCGCCTCGGTGACCGTCGGCAGGCCCCGCAGGGCCCGCGAGACGGTCGCGGTGGAGACCCCGGCCAGCCGGGCGACGTCGTCGATTCTGGTCATGGATCATCACCTCGCCATCCGCGCGGTCGCGGGCGGCGTCAGCCCTTGGTCAGCCCTTGACGCTGCCGGCCAGCAGCCCTCGGACGAAATACCGCTGCAGGGAGAGGAAGACGATCAACGGCACGATGATCGAGACGAAGGCACCGGACGTCAGGCGTTGCCACTGGTCACCTCGGGTGCCGGCGAGTTCGGCCAGCCGTACCGTCAGTGGCGCCACCCGACTCTCACCACCCGCGAAGATCAACGCGACGAGCAGGTCGTTCCAGACCCAGAGGAACTGGAAGATGCCGAACGCGGCCAGCGCCGGGGCGATCAGCGGCAGCACGATGGTCCGGAATATCTTCGGGTGGCTGGCCCCGTCGACCCGGGCCGCCTCCATCAGGTCCTTGGGCAGCTGCGACACGAAGTTGTGCAGCAGGAACACCCCCAGCGGCAGGGCGAAGCAGGTGTGCGCGAACCAGACCTGGACATAGCGTTCGTAGCTGTCCAGCCCCCAGGGTGGGGTGATGGTGACGCCGCCGATGGTGGTGCCCTGCGAGAAGAACCGCAGCAACGGCACCAGCGCCATCTGCAGCGGCACGATCTGAAGCGCGAAGATGCAGATGTAGATCAGGTCCCGGCCGCGGAAGTTGATCCAGGCCAGCGCATACGCGGCCAGTGCCGCGAAGGCCAGCGGGAACAGCACCGACGGGATGGTGATCACCAGTGAGTTGATGAAGTAGCTGGACAACTGCCCGGACGACGAGGACCGGCCGAACAGTACGTCCTGGTAGTTCTGCAGGGTGACCTGCGGGTTGGTGAAGAAGGTCCACCAACCGGTGGTCCGGATCTCCTCAGCCGGTCGGAACGAGGAGACGAACAGACCGAAGGTCGGAATGGTCCAGATCACCGCGATGACGATCGCGACGATCGTCGCCGTCGGGGTGTTGAGCCGCTTGCGGACCCGGCCGACCCGGGTACGGGGCCGTTCCTCCCCGCTGCTGGCCGGAGCGGCCACGGGGGGCGTGGTGGTGGTCACGGGTGTCACACCTCCCGCTGCTTGCGCAGGTTACGGATCTGGTAGATGACGATCGGGATGACCAGCACGAACAGGAACACCGCCAGGGCCGAGCCGTAGCCGTTCTGGCCGTAACGGAACGCCTGGTTGTACATCTCGTTGGCGATCACACCGGTGTCGTAGTTGCCGTTGGTCATCGTCCGGACGATGTCGAAGACCTTCAGGGTGGCGATCGAGATGGTCACCACCACGACGATCAGCGCCGGGCGGATGCTCGGCATGGTGACCCGCCAGAACATCTGCCAGGCGTTCACCCCGTCTAGGCGGGCGGCTTCGATGATGTCGGCCGGGATCGCCTTGATCGCGGCGGAGAGCACCACCATCGCGAACCCGGCCTGGATCCAGATCATCACCACGATCAGCAGCAGCGTGTTCAGCGGGGCGTTGAGCTGCAGCCAGCGCTGCGGCTCGAAGCCGAACAGGGTGACCAGGTAGTTGAGCAGGCCGTACTGCTCCTGTTCGCCGCCCCGGTACGCGTAGACGAACCGCCAGATGATGCTGGCGCCGACGAAGGAGATCGCCATCGGCATGAAGACCAGCGACTTGGCCAGCGCCTCGAACCGGGCCTTGTCCACCATGATCGCGTAGAGCAGGCCGATCGCGGTCGCCACCGTCGGCACCAGGATCACCCAGATCAGGGTGTTGGTCAGCACCTGGATGATCTCGTCCTGGGAGAACATCCAGCGGTAGTTCTCCAGGCCGACCCAGTTCTCGCTGCGTCCGTCCATGAACGACAGGACGGTGGTGCGCAGGGCCGGAATGACCAGCCCGATGCCGAGTAGCAGCAGGGCCGGCAGCAGAAAGAACAGGCCGAACAGGCCTTCGCCGCCGCGCCGGGGTCGGCCGATCGGCATCGATCCGCCACCACCGCCGGCGCTGGCCGCGATCAGCCGCTGCTCCCGTCGGCGGGCGAACCAGCTCGGCACCGCGTCGAGCAACAGCAGCATGCCGCCGACGATCACCACAAACGCGATCAGGCCGTACAGCAGCATCAACAGCTTCGGGTACTGCTCAGCGAAGTCGAAGTACATCCGCCCTCCCAACGGATCGTCGACCGGAGCCAGCTATGGCGCGGCCGGCCCACCCCCGGTGTGCTCGTGGGTGGGCCGGCCGCGTGGTGTCAGCTGGTCGGCCAGGAGCCTTCGATGTAGTCGAGGGTCTCGGCGGTGCTCTGGCCGCTGAGCCAGTCCACCATGCCGCGCCAGAAGGTGCCCGCGCCGACCGCGGCCGGCATCAGGTCCGAACCGTCGAAGCGGAACGTGGTGTTCTCGTCCTGCAGGATCTCCACGGAGAGCCGGTCGATCGGGTTCTCCACGTTGGCGATGTCCAGCCCGCTGTTGGCCGACACCCAGTTGCCGAGCGAGGCCCGGCTGTTGGCGTACTCCGGCGAGGCCAGGTAGGTCTGCACCGCCTGGACCTCGGGCCGGTCGGCGAAGGCCACGGTGAACTCGCCACCGCCGAGGACCGGCTGGCCGGCGCTCGGGTCGTTGGTCGGGAAGTAGAACGCGAAGACTTCGCCGTCCTCGGCCACCTCGGTGCCCTCCGGCCACTGGTTGGCGTAGAAGCTGGCCTGCCGGTGCAGCGCGCAGTCACCGTCGAGGATCGGGGTGCCGGCATCCTGGAACGAGGTCGCGGTGATGCTGTCCACGCCACCGAAGCCGCCGTTGACGTACTCCTCGTTCTTGAGGATCGAGCCGGCCTGGTCGACGGCCTCGGCGACCCGCGGGTCGTTGAACGGGATGTCGTGGGTGGTCCACTGGTCGTAGACCTCCGGCGTCTGGGTCCGGAGCATGATGTCCTCGATCCAGTCGGTGGCCGGCCAGCCGGTGGCGTCACCGGACTCGACCCCGACGCACCACGGCTTGGTGCCGGTGGTGGCGACCTCGTCGCTGAGCGCGATCAGCTCGTCCCAGGTCTCCGGCACGGTCCAGCCGTTGTCGGCGAACATGCTGGGCGAGTACCAGACGAAGGACTTGACGTTGGAGCCGAGCGGGGCGCCGTAGAAGGTGCCGTCGACCGTGCCGTACGCCAGCCAGTCCTCGCTGTAGTTGGCCTCGGCCATCGCCTTGGTCTCGTCGGAGGCGGCCTGCAGCTGGCCGGCCTCGGCGAACCGCCCGAGCAGGCCGGGCTGCGGGATGAAGGCGATGTCCGGCGGGTTGCCGCCGTCCACCCGCACCTGCAGCTGGGCTTCGAACTCGCCACTGCCCTCGTAGCGGATGTCGATGCCGGTGCAGTCGACGAACTCGCTCCAGGACTGCTCGAGCAGGTCCGCCTCGGCGTCACGGATCGAGGCGTAGATCGTCACCTCGGTGCCGTCGTTGCCCTGGTAGTCACTGTATGGGGCGCATTCCTCGGAATCCGGGTCCGCGCTGGTGCCGCTGTCGGAAACACACGCCGTCGAGGCGAGGGCCAGCCCGAGCACGCTGGCGAGCGCGAAGGCCTGGCGTGGTCTGGTGAAGACCGCCATGGAGCGTTCTCCCTTCCTAGCCGGCGGGCCCCGCGTCCCTGCGGTCTGGCTGCGCCGGTCGGTTGCTGTCTGGGCGTCTTCATATGTAAGCGCTTGCAATGGAAGCGCGTCCAGTCCTGACCAGCTACGAGCCAGTAACGATTCGGAAACCTTGACCCGCTACTCAGCTGTTGAGCTGCCAGATGGACAGGTTCAGCGCGGCGGCGAAGGTGACCCAGCCCCAGTACGGGACCATCAGCAGGGCGGCTGGTCGCCACACCCGCCAGAACAGCACCACGGTGCCACCGACGAGCAGCCAGAGGAGCACGATCTCAGCGAACGCCAGACCGTACCGGCCGGCGGCGAAGAACAGCGGTGTCCAGGCGGCGTTGAGCACCAGTTGGGCCAGCCAACTGGCGATCGCCAGGCCGACGCCGGCGCGCCGCCAGACGGTGAATCCGGCGACGGCGATCAGCACGTACAGGATGGTCCAAACCGGGCTGAACAGCCAGGACGGCGGTGCCCAGGACGGCTGGACCAGTTCGGCGTAACGGGAACCGGCGTCGCGGGCGGCGAACGCCCCGACCGCTGCGGCCGCCGCCACCAGGCCGAGGAACACCGGGAAACCCCACCACGAGCGCATCGCGACTCCAGGAACAGATCAGGCCGGGGCCGCCGGCGCCGGTCCACGGTGGGGAGGACCGGGCCGGTTCCGGCGGCCCCGGCAGGCTCGGGGTCGATGTGGTCAGGTCGATGTCGGTCGAAGGAGCCGGGGGTTCGCCCGGCACCGTCAAGCGAACAGGCTCACGCCGCCGGGACCGACGAGCAGCCCGACGACGATCAGTACGATGCCCCAGAGCAGTTGCCGACGGAACAGCGCGAGAACGCCGGCGACGACCAGGACGACTGCGAGAATCCAGAGAAGTAGCTCCATGGCCGCTGAATACCCTTGCGACCGGCGACGGAAACCTTCACCGGTCTGGTCAAGGGACCGACCCGGCGAGCGAATACACGCTGTACGCCTGTTTGATCACCGGATGGGCGACGTTACGGACCTGTACCCCTCCGGGTGTAGTGCCCCGCTCCGTGCCGAAATGGGCGTGACCGTGCACCGCCAGGTCGGTCGGTGCCGCGTCAATCGCCTCGGCCAGCAGGTAGGAGCCGAGGAACGGGTAGATCTCGGGCGGCTCGCCGGTGAGCGTCTCCGGCACCGGCGAATAGTGGGTCAACGCCACCCGTACATCGCAGTCCAGGTCGACCAGCGCCGCCCCTAGCCGGTCGGCGGCGTCCGCCGTGGTGGCGACGAACGCCTTCATCTCCGGCTCACCGAACCGGCTGGCGCACCGCCCGGCGAACCCGCCGCCGAACCCCTTGACCCCGGCCACCCCGAGCCGGCCGCCGGGGCAGTCCACCACCACGCCGTCGCCGTCAAGCACCGTGACCCCCGCGTCGTTGAGTATCCCGACCAGCTGCGGCACCTGGTCACAGTGGTGGTCGTGATTGCCCAGCACCGCCACCACCGGGACCGGCAGATCCCCGAACTCGTCGGCCACGCACCGCGCCTGCGACTCCGTTCCGTGGCGGGTCAGGTCGCCGGCCAGCAGTAGGACGTCGGCCCGGTCGCCGAGCTGCGCCAACGCCGGCCGGAACCGGCCCAGCACGTCGCTGTCCATGTGCACGTCTCCGACAGCCGCGACGCGGATCACGACAACTCCTCCGCCTCGGTGGGCGCGGTGGTCCGACTGACGACGATGTCGACGATCAGGCGTACGCCGGGAAAGCGCTCGGCCACCAGCCGGACGATCTCCGCCCGCCGGTGGGCGCTCTCGACCTCGCCGCACAGCGCCAGGCTGTGGTCCCGGCGGGAGACACCCACCCCCTGCTCGGCGATGTCGGCGTGCTCGCTGAGCATCCGCTGCACCGCCGCCTCGGTGTAGCCGTCCAGCCGGTCCGGCCCGGTCTGTCGCATCGACTGCCCCGATGTCCGGGTCATTGCCCCACCTCCTGGCTGTCGTCGGGTGCACGTCGGTGGCATACCCGTTCCCGGCCGGTTCGTGCGTGCGGGCGCGGCGCGGCGCGTGGCAGTGGGCGAGCGGGGTGACGACGTGCACGTGCTCGCTACCGTTGGGAAGGTGCTCGTCACAGTGACCCATGCGCCACCGTCACCACCATCACCGTCCCGGCCCGCGTCTCGCCCGCTGTCGCCCGTACAGTCCACGTCGTCAGCCGTGCCGCCATGCCCGCCACCGGACCCCGCAGGGAGCACAGTGGACGCCGATCCGGCCTGGTCGCCGCCGGACGGGCTGCGACGGATCGCGTTGGTGGGCATCGACGGGGTCGGCAAGACCACTCAGGCGCACCTGCTGGCCGAGGCGCTGACCGCCGCCGGCCGGCCCGCCCGGTACTGGCGCAACGCCGGCGGTCGACGCTGGCTCGACCGGTTCGCGGTCCGGATCGGCCGCCCGGATGCCCGGCGGATGGTCGGCCGTGGCGGGCTGATGTTCCTGGAGGCGTTGCTGCGCTGGCTCGCGATCGCCCGGTCGGTGCTCGGCTCGCGTCGAGTGATCGCGGTGATGGACCGGTACGCGGTATGCCAGTACGCCAGCATCCGCACCCACGGCGCCGGCCGCTGGGAACGGCTCGCCCGGCTGGCGTACCGGGTGTTTCCCCGACCGGACGTGACGTTCCTGCTCTGGCTGCCGCCCGCCGAAGCGGCCCGTCGGATCGACGCTCGGGGCACCGACCACGAGTCGCTGGAGTTCCTGGCGACCAGCGCGGCGGCCTACGGGTCGCTGCCGGAGGCCGCCGGGTTCGTGGTGATCGACGCCCGGGGCCCGGCCGCCCAGGTCGCTGCAAAGATCCGGCAGCGGCTGACCGACGGGCGGCTGACCGACGGGCGGCCGGCCGGCGCGTCGTGGTGGCCGGATCAGGACGATTCGCGCGCGTCGTGACCCGATCGTCGGTGCCTGCCCGGGCGGTGATGAACCGTGCAACCCGCTCGGGCCGTACTCCTGGCCAGGACCAACCGGCCGGCGGGCAGTGACGAGGATCGCAGGAGGGGTAGTGACGGGAATCGCTGCGCCTTGCCAGGTGTCGTGGTGTGCTGGAAGCCTGCCACACCCCGCCGACCTCAATGAATCGGGCCGTCGGCCGGCCCGACGCGGCGCGGCGATCGAGGAGCCTGGCAGGAAACGCCAATCCCGTTCACAGCAATTATTCAGGCAATCGTGTCAGCTTCGACTCACGAGACGGAATCCCTGACGCGTCTCATCTGTTGTGTAGGTGTCGGCGCCATACGGCGGGGCCTGCCACATCAGGTTCGCCGGATCGGAGGCAGACGTGACGGGGGAGAGGCTGATGGAGATGCGCATCGCAGGTGACAGGGCACGACGTGGGGTTAACGAGGGGACCGTGAGCAACGTGGAGAAGACGATGGCTTTGCGGACCGACGAGGTCGCCGAGGAGCGGGACCTCGTTGGCGTCTACCTGCATGAGATCTCCCGCACGCCGCTTCTCGACGCGGCCCGGGAAGTCGACCTCTCCAAGGCGATCGAGGCCGGCCTGTACGCGGAACACCTGCTGGAGCAGGGTGTGCCGCGGGCCGGGGTGAGCCGCGAGGAGTTGGAGCGGCTGGTCGTCGAGGGCGAGCGGGCGAAGGACCTGTTCATCCGGGCCAACCTGCGTCTGGTGGTGTCGATCGCCCGCCGCTACGTCCGGTCCGGGATGCCGATGCTGGACCTGATCCAGGAGGGCAACACCGGTCTGGTCCGCGCGGTGGAGAAGTTCGACTACGAGCGTGGTTTCAAGTTCTCCACCTACGCGACCTGGTGGATCCGGCAGGCCATCAGCCGGGCGATCGCCCAGCAGGAGCGGACCGTACGGCTTCCGGTGCACCTTGTCGAGGACGTCAACCGGATGCGCAACGTCGCCCGCCAGTTGACCCGCGAGCTCGGTTCGGACCCCGAGCCGGAGCAGATCGCCGCCTCGCTCGGCGTGCCGGTCGAACGGGTGCACGAGCTGGTGCGGTGGTCGCAGGACACGGTGTCGTTGGACACCCCGGTCGGCGACGACGGCGACACCAACCTGGGCGACCTGGTGGCCGACAGCGACGCCCCGTCGCCGGAGGACATCGTGCTGACCGGGCTGGAGCGGCAGCGGATCGAGGGTCTGCTCAACCACCTGGACGACCGGTCCGCCGGCATCATGCGGGCCCGGTACGGCCTGGAGGACGGGCGGGAGCACTCGCTGACCGAGGTCGCGTCGCGCTTCTCGCTGTCCCGGGAGCGCATCCGTCAGCTGGAGATCCAGGCACTGGGCCGGCTGCGGGAGCTGGCCCGGGCAGAAGGGCTGCAGGCCGCCTGACGAACTGACCGCAGGCGACCTGACCCGCCGACGAACCGACAGACTACCGACGAACTGCCGACGGCCCGGCATCCGCGCTAGCGGATGCCGGGCCGTCGGCAGTTCGTCGGGGCGAGCGACCGGGTCAGCGGACCCGGCCGTAGCCGTACGGTGGCATCATGTCCACGCTGGCCAGCTCGACGGTGCGGCCGAAGGTGGGAGCGTGGATCACCTGTCCACCGCCGACGTACAGGCCGACGTGGGCGAGACCGTTGTAGAACACCAGGTCACCGGGCTGCAGTGCGCCACGGTTGATCTTCGCGACCACGTCCCACTGCATCGCCGCGTTGTGCGGCAGGCTCTTGCCGGCGGTACGCCAGGCGGCGAGCGTCAGGCCTGAGCAGTCGTAGCCGTTCGGGCCGCTGGCGGCCCAGACGTACGGCTTGCCGATGGCTCCGTAGGCGAACTCGACGACCGAGCCGGCGGCACCGGACACCGACGGTACGGTCCCGGTGTACGACGAGCCGGTCTCGCTCGCGGCACCGTACGCCCGTTCCCGCTTGTCCATCAGCTCGTCGATGTCCGCTTCGATGCTCTTCTTGCGGTCGGCGAGCTCCTTGACCTGGGCGTCCTGCTTCTTCAGGGCTGCCTGCAGCTTCTCCTGCTCGGCCAGGTAGGTCAGTTGGGTGCTGGTGAACTCGCTGAGCCGCTGCTGCCGGTCCCGGGCCAGGTGGTCCAGGGTGCCGAGCCGGTGGATGAAGCTGCCGGAGGTGCCGTCGAGCAGGGCGGTCGCGGTGCTCAACCCGCCGGTCTTGTACGCGTTGACCGCGATCTGACCGACCTCGGTCTGCGCTGCCGCGAGTTCGGCCTGCAGCGGGCCGAGCTTGGCGTCGATGTCCTCGGCCGCCGTCCGGGTGGCCTTGGCCTCCTCCCTGAGCCGGTTGTACGACTCGACGACCTTGGCCAGCTCTTCGGATTCCTTGTCGATCTGCTGCGTGAGTTCGCTGACCGTCGGCTGGGCGGTCGCGGCGGTCGCCGGTACCACCAGGCCGAGGCTTACGCCGGTCAGCATCAGGGTGCGCAGCAGAATCCGCGCTGTTGACAAGAACGCAGAACCCTTCTTCCTGGCCGCCTACCGGGTTAGCTGACGGATTCGGGCGGGAAGTTCGCCCTACCGCGGTGGACCGCGGATTCACCCCAGGTGCCGGTGGGTCCCCGGATCGCGACCGTGGAATCACTGGCTGTAACGCCAGGTAATCTCGCTACGGCGATTCGGCGGCACTGGACCGGCATCACCGCTTCCCGGTGACTGGCGACCGGACCAGCCGGTCCAACTTAGCCGCAAGGGTTGCGACCCGGAAAGTGCTGCGATCGTGATCCGCGGCATGGAACTGACTGGGGCCCGGTGACAGTTACTGGATGTGACGGCTGGCTGCTCTGGGCAACATCTCCCTGCCTTCGTGTAATCGGTCGACTGCGGTGCGTCGTCATTGGCGGGCGGTTGATCAACTGCGAATAATGCGTCATTAGTCGGTCTACGCGGTTGTTGTCATTGTGCTATACGGATAAATGGGGATGGAAGGTCTGATTCGTCATCCAGGAAGCGGCCTGCCGTACGTCATTCTGCTAGGTGGCAGAATGACTACCTTCCATCGAGTAGCTTGCTGTTTGCACAATGGACCCGCAAGGTCAGCGCCGCACGAGCCCTTCGGAGGCAGCTATGCGTGCTACTCGCCAGACCCCACCCCGACGCGGTTCCCCGGTACCCGCCCCGTCCGGCCCCAGTGTCGGACGGGCCTTCTACCGGCAGCCCGGTATCTGCGTGACCGGTGAATGGTTCGTCGTGGCCGGCCGGCGGTTCGCCGTCCGCGACCTCACCGAACTCCGGACCGCACGAGGTGCCCGCGACCGTCTCACCGGCCGGGTGATCGTGGTGACCGCCGTGACCCTGACGGCGGTCGCGGTGACCGTCGGCTACACCCGCGGGTTGGATGAGGTCAGCGCGGGTGCCTACCTCGCCATGCTGGCGGCTGCGTTCGTGCCGGTGGCGGTCGCCTGGCTCGGCGACCGGTTGCGGCCGCGGGCGTACGAACTATGGGGCCGCCACCAGGGACTGCTGGTGCTGCTGTTCAGCACCGACGACGAACGCCAGTACGGCCAGGTGAGCCGGGCGTTGATGCGGGCCCGGGAGATGTCCCGGCTGGCCGGTCTGTCCGAGCCGGTCACCATCGAGCCGTGGATGCCCGACCAGCGGTGAGCGGGCCCGGCCGCCGTGGCGGTCGTCGGCGGGCTGGTCAACGTCGGTCAGCCCGCATCCGGCCCGTCCAGTCGACGGGCGAGGTCGTGCAGCATCGCCACCGAGTCGGCCGGCGACAGGGATTCCGCCCGTAGCCGGTCGAACACATGCTGGTACGGCCGGACCTCGTCGGCCCGGTCGATGACCTCCTCGACCAGAGCGCTCTCCACGTACACCACATCGGCGTCGGCCTGGTCGGCGAAGTGCAGGATGACGAACGGACCGAGCACCGTGTTGCTCCCGGCGGTGAACGGCAGCACCCGGACCGTGATGTGGGGCGCCGCGGACATCTTCGCCACGTGCTGGAGCTGCTCGCGCAGCACCCGCGGGCCGCCGGTCATCCGGCGCAGCGCCGCCTCGTCGATGATCACCTCGATCTGCGGCGGGTCCGCGCCGAACAGCACCTCGTGCTGGCGGGCCAGTCGGATCTGCACCCGTCCTTCGATCTCGGCTGCCGGTACGTGGTGCGGGCCGTCGGCCGGGATCACCGCGCGGGCGTACTCCTCGGTCTGCAGCAGGCCGGGGAAGCTG
Proteins encoded:
- a CDS encoding LacI family DNA-binding transcriptional regulator → MTRIDDVARLAGVSTATVSRALRGLPTVTEATRLRVLDAAAQLGYIASPSASRLAGGKTRAVAVVVPRITRWFFSTVVEAAENTLQEAGYDLLLYNLGGRENARQRMMLHTASLRHRVDALMLVATPLHRSDFAAISALGMPGVTVSSGTGVPGWPSIRIDDVAAARTATGHLIGLGHRRIAHISGNSGEELAFTAHLDRRRGYREALVAAGLTPDPALDVEGDFTIAGGGLATTELLRRGPVPTAIFAACDEMALGAIAVLRQAGLRVPADVSVIGIDDHDVARVVGLTTVAQPAAEQGRLAAGTLLGPLAAGTLPGPLAAGPLAGTAAAPTDAVILPTRLVVRESTAPPRETG
- a CDS encoding carbohydrate ABC transporter permease; translated protein: MTTTTPPVAAPASSGEERPRTRVGRVRKRLNTPTATIVAIVIAVIWTIPTFGLFVSSFRPAEEIRTTGWWTFFTNPQVTLQNYQDVLFGRSSSSGQLSSYFINSLVITIPSVLFPLAFAALAAYALAWINFRGRDLIYICIFALQIVPLQMALVPLLRFFSQGTTIGGVTITPPWGLDSYERYVQVWFAHTCFALPLGVFLLHNFVSQLPKDLMEAARVDGASHPKIFRTIVLPLIAPALAAFGIFQFLWVWNDLLVALIFAGGESRVAPLTVRLAELAGTRGDQWQRLTSGAFVSIIVPLIVFLSLQRYFVRGLLAGSVKG
- a CDS encoding sugar ABC transporter permease → MYFDFAEQYPKLLMLLYGLIAFVVIVGGMLLLLDAVPSWFARRREQRLIAASAGGGGGSMPIGRPRRGGEGLFGLFFLLPALLLLGIGLVIPALRTTVLSFMDGRSENWVGLENYRWMFSQDEIIQVLTNTLIWVILVPTVATAIGLLYAIMVDKARFEALAKSLVFMPMAISFVGASIIWRFVYAYRGGEQEQYGLLNYLVTLFGFEPQRWLQLNAPLNTLLLIVVMIWIQAGFAMVVLSAAIKAIPADIIEAARLDGVNAWQMFWRVTMPSIRPALIVVVVTISIATLKVFDIVRTMTNGNYDTGVIANEMYNQAFRYGQNGYGSALAVFLFVLVIPIVIYQIRNLRKQREV
- a CDS encoding ABC transporter substrate-binding protein, with product MAVFTRPRQAFALASVLGLALASTACVSDSGTSADPDSEECAPYSDYQGNDGTEVTIYASIRDAEADLLEQSWSEFVDCTGIDIRYEGSGEFEAQLQVRVDGGNPPDIAFIPQPGLLGRFAEAGQLQAASDETKAMAEANYSEDWLAYGTVDGTFYGAPLGSNVKSFVWYSPSMFADNGWTVPETWDELIALSDEVATTGTKPWCVGVESGDATGWPATDWIEDIMLRTQTPEVYDQWTTHDIPFNDPRVAEAVDQAGSILKNEEYVNGGFGGVDSITATSFQDAGTPILDGDCALHRQASFYANQWPEGTEVAEDGEVFAFYFPTNDPSAGQPVLGGGEFTVAFADRPEVQAVQTYLASPEYANSRASLGNWVSANSGLDIANVENPIDRLSVEILQDENTTFRFDGSDLMPAAVGAGTFWRGMVDWLSGQSTAETLDYIEGSWPTS
- a CDS encoding TspO/MBR family protein, coding for MRSWWGFPVFLGLVAAAAAVGAFAARDAGSRYAELVQPSWAPPSWLFSPVWTILYVLIAVAGFTVWRRAGVGLAIASWLAQLVLNAAWTPLFFAAGRYGLAFAEIVLLWLLVGGTVVLFWRVWRPAALLMVPYWGWVTFAAALNLSIWQLNS
- a CDS encoding GPGG-motif small membrane protein, producing MELLLWILAVVLVVAGVLALFRRQLLWGIVLIVVGLLVGPGGVSLFA
- a CDS encoding metallophosphoesterase, which produces MDSDVLGRFRPALAQLGDRADVLLLAGDLTRHGTESQARCVADEFGDLPVPVVAVLGNHDHHCDQVPQLVGILNDAGVTVLDGDGVVVDCPGGRLGVAGVKGFGGGFAGRCASRFGEPEMKAFVATTADAADRLGAALVDLDCDVRVALTHYSPVPETLTGEPPEIYPFLGSYLLAEAIDAAPTDLAVHGHAHFGTERGTTPGGVQVRNVAHPVIKQAYSVYSLAGSVP
- a CDS encoding dTMP kinase; this translates as MDADPAWSPPDGLRRIALVGIDGVGKTTQAHLLAEALTAAGRPARYWRNAGGRRWLDRFAVRIGRPDARRMVGRGGLMFLEALLRWLAIARSVLGSRRVIAVMDRYAVCQYASIRTHGAGRWERLARLAYRVFPRPDVTFLLWLPPAEAARRIDARGTDHESLEFLATSAAAYGSLPEAAGFVVIDARGPAAQVAAKIRQRLTDGRLTDGRPAGASWWPDQDDSRAS
- a CDS encoding sigma-70 family RNA polymerase sigma factor; this encodes MRIAGDRARRGVNEGTVSNVEKTMALRTDEVAEERDLVGVYLHEISRTPLLDAAREVDLSKAIEAGLYAEHLLEQGVPRAGVSREELERLVVEGERAKDLFIRANLRLVVSIARRYVRSGMPMLDLIQEGNTGLVRAVEKFDYERGFKFSTYATWWIRQAISRAIAQQERTVRLPVHLVEDVNRMRNVARQLTRELGSDPEPEQIAASLGVPVERVHELVRWSQDTVSLDTPVGDDGDTNLGDLVADSDAPSPEDIVLTGLERQRIEGLLNHLDDRSAGIMRARYGLEDGREHSLTEVASRFSLSRERIRQLEIQALGRLRELARAEGLQAA
- a CDS encoding NlpC/P60 family protein, with the protein product MLTGVSLGLVVPATAATAQPTVSELTQQIDKESEELAKVVESYNRLREEAKATRTAAEDIDAKLGPLQAELAAAQTEVGQIAVNAYKTGGLSTATALLDGTSGSFIHRLGTLDHLARDRQQRLSEFTSTQLTYLAEQEKLQAALKKQDAQVKELADRKKSIEADIDELMDKRERAYGAASETGSSYTGTVPSVSGAAGSVVEFAYGAIGKPYVWAASGPNGYDCSGLTLAAWRTAGKSLPHNAAMQWDVVAKINRGALQPGDLVFYNGLAHVGLYVGGGQVIHAPTFGRTVELASVDMMPPYGYGRVR
- a CDS encoding DUF6232 family protein, whose product is MTGEWFVVAGRRFAVRDLTELRTARGARDRLTGRVIVVTAVTLTAVAVTVGYTRGLDEVSAGAYLAMLAAAFVPVAVAWLGDRLRPRAYELWGRHQGLLVLLFSTDDERQYGQVSRALMRAREMSRLAGLSEPVTIEPWMPDQR
- a CDS encoding helix-turn-helix transcriptional regulator; protein product: MSARHQGPTIGRRRLRAALRRAREAAALTQDYVAAQMDWSLSKLIRIESGSVSISTNDVKALLDLYGVRDQQQVQDLVELARAARRRAWWSGYKDRVPAAYAAYIGLEAEASALRYFQPISFPGLLQTEEYARAVIPADGPHHVPAAEIEGRVQIRLARQHEVLFGADPPQIEVIIDEAALRRMTGGPRVLREQLQHVAKMSAAPHITVRVLPFTAGSNTVLGPFVILHFADQADADVVYVESALVEEVIDRADEVRPYQHVFDRLRAESLSPADSVAMLHDLARRLDGPDAG